In the genome of Salinirussus salinus, one region contains:
- a CDS encoding DUF5808 domain-containing protein, which translates to MDDKPASGELFGIPYNFERPSVKRLLSSYWQPGEGMLVKKPFGIGYTLNLANWRSWVVLGVAGALFFQQRRGEDDEFEDDDDEEEPVEVIVD; encoded by the coding sequence ATGGACGACAAGCCTGCGTCGGGAGAACTGTTCGGCATCCCGTACAACTTCGAGCGCCCGAGCGTCAAGCGGCTGCTCTCCTCGTACTGGCAGCCCGGCGAGGGCATGCTCGTCAAGAAGCCATTCGGCATCGGTTACACCCTCAACCTCGCCAACTGGCGCTCCTGGGTCGTGCTCGGAGTCGCCGGCGCACTCTTTTTCCAGCAACGGCGCGGCGAGGACGACGAGTTCGAGGACGATGACGACGAGGAGGAACCGGTCGAAGTGATCGTGGACTAG